A region of the Mesoterricola sediminis genome:
CCTGGACGGCCATGGCGGCGGCCTTCCTCGTGAACCTCTACGCGTACGCCACCCTGCCCCTGCGGTTCGCGGCCGTGGTGCAGCCGTTCAACTACGTGCTGGTGGGGGCCTTCTCCTGGGTCTTCCTCGGCGAGCGGCTGAGCCGCAGACAGTGGGCGGGAGCCGCCATCATCCTCGTCGGGGTCGCCCTGTTCAACCTGTAGTCAGGAAATGTCCAGGATCCCGCCATAGCGTTCGACGTCACGGATGATCCGGTGCCATTTCTCCAGTTCCCGGTACCAGGTCAGGGTGATGGTCTGATCCCCCACCTGGACCCGTCCCTCCTCCAGGGCCCGCCAGATCTCCTGGGCGCCTTCCGCCGCC
Encoded here:
- a CDS encoding EamA family transporter; translated protein: MIERLLYAYLAVLLTAVAQVLLKRNATRTRGASWLMLYGSPAALAAWTAMAAAFLVNLYAYATLPLRFAAVVQPFNYVLVGAFSWVFLGERLSRRQWAGAAIILVGVALFNL